TGGTGATATGTTAATATTTAATGAAAACTTTCAAGAACAAACACAGTGACGGATTGACTGCCATCTTCTGTGTTCATTCAGTTATTAAAGTAAATAACATTTTCCCTCAGGCGGTCAGAATACTACAAACCACCATCAGGCCTGCGGACACTTTTATTAATGAGCTTTAGAGTATTTATAAGTTTCATAATTCTGATCATTTCAATAAAAGGCAATTAAAAATGTCTGTTTTGCATTTATTTTCACTGTAAAGAACCACATATTTCCgacagggttgaggtcaggacttgtttaagTTGAATATtctcctgctttatcctccacaactagctctgatgtgtgtttggggtcgttgtcctgttggaacacacaactgtgtccaagtttctgatggcttgattttatactgaagaattctgaggttcttcatccactttgtgcagtgcatcagttccactggcagcaaaacaaccccagagcctgatgctaccaccaccatgctgaaCAATTGGTATAGTGTTTCTCTGTATCTCTggccattgtggccaaacaattcaatcTTTGTCCAATttgactttcctccagaaggcttttcttCATCCATGTGTTCCACTGCAAACTTTAGTCAAACTTGGTGTTAAttctggagcaggggcttctttcatggacagcagcctctcagtccatggtgatgtaatgcTCTCTTAACTGGAGAcagtttcttcaaaaaaaaaaaaaaacctggaatactgattcatctgaacacaatacacatttccactgtgcgatggtccatcccagatgcctctgagcccagaaaagttcatggcatttctggacacagttaacataaggcttcctttttacacagtaaatttttaactggtgtttgtggatgcgaCTCTGTGTTGTAGAACTTGTAGTCAGAAGACTACAAACCACCATCAGGCCTGCTGACACATTTATTAATGAGCTTTAGAGTATGAGTTTCATAATTCTGATCATTTCAATAAAAGGTGATTAAAAATGTCTGTTTTGCATTTACTTTCACTGAAAACATGGTTTAATTTTATAACCATGTAAAGGGGTTAAAAAAATCTAAATGTGTTTGAATGCAGTATTTCGGCCATGATGTTTATATAAACAATATATTCTAAAATACTGAATAATTCATGAAAAATTACATAGTTAAATGCAATAAACCTGGTGTTGGGGTGTTCTGATCCATCAGGGTTAAAAGTCACATTATTAATGTGAATGATTATCTCCATGGTTACAGGTGTTGGTGTGAACCGATTGCTGTAGAAAGCCTTTTGGAGATGAGCCACAAACAGATAAcagttttaaaggtcccatggcatgaaattttcactttgaggtttttttaacgttaaaatgagttcctctgaccttcttaagtcaccacagtggctagaaatttcataatgtgtaaaccaaactatgcccaacatttgagaatggcgcgtcaaaacggcacgttgataaactcttcccttgcctacgtcagcaagggagatgatccccacgccccccctctggattcccacccactgtatggattgcccgcccaactcaaaagttgctgtttgtcctaccaagcctactgcgcatgcgcgaagcctactgcgcatgcgcagaacacgactacattttgtagtgaggagcccatagaagacacaacatggaaattgcactgtacatggatgtgacaacacagaaaagagtctgcttttactgccgacaggagagcccctgaagacgcagtggcttaattttatttacttcaataatacgccgtcgagtctacccaagacggtgtatgtttgtcagaagcattttcctgatgaatgtttccacaacttgggacagtagggcaggttttgcacatcaactgtcactgaagcctgggtctgtgccaagcatccctgccgcatcagcaacaaacaccgaacaagtgtataactggtcgttttgccatgttttaaaatcggtgcgttagcctagcaatggctacattagctgtgcagctaaccgcttcctgcagttagccaggtacatgggctcgagttgtaccattttttttttttttttttttttagacagggcggacggaccagggcattcgcccgcctggccgtgcccgacgaggagcgctctcagccggcttgggaggcagacggcagcccctcctggaagtgcagttttaccatgggcctcatgcggaaaaaaaaaattacaaagtcccactgctcagttttaccatgggcctcaggcgggaaaaaatgacaaagtcccagttttaccatgggctcgggttgtaccattttttttttttttttttagacagggcggacggaccagggcattcacccgcctggccgtgcccgatgaggagcactctcggccggcttgggaggcagacggcagcccctccccccatggcacgcccccaccgtctacccttccccgcctcctgcttctcattagcaaaacgacgcactgggaaaagcgctgaaatggggctttctcccaggaggctatatctacgtaccgagggttcatttcgagaaaggctgcggatataacatccggaagcctccacgagcccgtttaaagcttcaacaaaccaccatgccatgggccctttaaaCATTTATTAAATTGTCTTTTTGATGGGAAACTTTGTCAACTGACTGGTGGAGAGACGCTTCATTACACACTGCTGCAATTTTTCCCCATAAAATGATCAGAGGTCTATCTTTAAAATACTAAAAACTTTAAATACTAAATATTAGTCACGTAATGAACAAATCAGGATGCAAATTTCCATCTTTGATAAACATACACTAAATTTTTAATGTATTGAAATATTTTCAGTAAAACTCAGTAATGTGTGGAGTTGCGTAGTTTGTATTCAGTGTAAAACGTAAATGAGAAATAGATTCGTTTTTCATTATACAAACTCAACATATAAACTAAAAGACAGACTTGCGTCAGTGCTTAAAAACACAGTAAGAAAATACATTTTATACACAAATATATCCATTTGTACACTCTTCCCCTCACCACAAAGGCTCAAAATGTGCTTTAGAGCAAGAGAAAGTCAGTGTGAgattttcccagaatgcacttttttttttttttttaaaaacagcaaATCAATCAATTCTGAGCAAAACCATTTCAAACAGACTTCGTTCAACTAGTCAACCCTCATCACCTGTAATGAAACTGTCCGTTAAGAGAGACGTACACTCGCAGTGAAAAGCCCTTGATCACACGTTTTCATGTGCACACAATTGTTAGGGTAAGCGATACGCAATACTGGAACACAAGATAGGAATGAAGCGAGAGTTCAGGACATCTGCACCACACAGTCCATTCCACTTGTTTGCCCTTTTCACGTCAACCAGCCATCCATAACATGAAGGAGATGAGGATGGTGGGTAATGTCGTTGCTGGCATCAGACCAAAGTAAATGACTGAGATGAGACCCAGAAGGAGGGAGAGCAGGACACTCCGCTGATCCCGAAgaactgtcttcacaccactACAGAACTGAAACCAcagcacattcacacacattAACCAACAATACTCTCGTTTAACATGTAGAAAAATGAGTGCAAGTGTGTCCAACATCTCACGGTCCTGagcacacgcgtgcacacacctcCACACTATTAAAGGATTAACCCTCAGTCAATCTGTATGTTTACCATGTGGCTAAACCATGTTGTTGGGAGTCATGCTCATTCAATCACTACACATTTTATGAATAGCAGTCAAGTTCCCATTGTGCTTATTAACAGTTTGTACCCACACTGATATGCTTTAGTTAAGTTACTGAATTTGCACCTCATTTGTGTTTAATAACTAGTCACATGTTCACTTCAGCATGAAAAAGTCCTGAGCAAGTTATCAGAAATTGTAAAGCCCACTTTTTgtttggggtgtacaaacttttgcacgcTCCTGCAGTTCAAATATGTCTTGGTTGACCAGTTCTATTGCCCTGGAGAACCCTCTGTTGTGGACAGTTTCGTGTTCTGCTTCAACACACCTGATTCAGCTCAGTTCAGGCTGTTAGTGCTGAAGGAGGGTTAGAGGGGGGATGTGTCGAGGAGATGGTTCTCCAGGACCAGGGATGGGAACCTTACGCTCATGTTCTTACGATATCTCCTCACCTGGTCAGTCTGCAGGCTCACAGGTGTACCGAATCGACAGGAAGTGACGAAGTGTTCGCAGTTATTCCACAGCAGGCTGTAGGCCACGTGACCTACGCACCTCTCGGCCCTGCACGCGACCTCCTCTCCATCCATGGCGCGCGCGCCGGAGAGCCTACGGTCCATGGCGTTCACGCGCACCGGGGCGCCGTACGCGAAGTCTGCCACCGAATCCACACGCACGCTCGCGCTCCGGCACATGCAACCGAGCACGAGGCGCGCGTTGGTGACCGCGGTGAGCGCACGCTCTCCAGTGAGCGCCGGCAGGATGTCGGGCACGAGATGCGCCACGCGGTCATTCCCGAGATAGATACCGAAGTGCACGAAGAGCGTGCGCGGCACCTCAAGCACGTCCCCGCGGCACAACGCGAGCGCGTCCGGAAGAAGGGAAGGTAGTGGTATCGGGGCCGCGCGCTCTCGCTCCCTCCGCCACGGCCACGCGCCTTTGAGCGCGCTCAGGTCAGAGAAGAGCACGAGCCTGTGCAGTAACAGCGCGAGCGAATCGTACATGGTTATACAAGTCACAATGCGCGCGTGCGTTAAGGGGATTTTTATACTTGTGTAAGGAGGCGGGGCCTAAGTGTGGAAGAAAGGATCTGATTGGCTGTGCGAACAATGCCGAAAATGGCTCGGAAGATGAACTTTCTCTCAGGAAAAAATAGTATTTTAGAAACTAGTTtggtgacagagagagacagaacgtGCTACGGTTCTGCATTGAGTCTGAGTTACAGGCGAGTTTATTCAAGTCCAGATTTCATGAGTAAGACaggaagtatctatctatctatctatctatctatctatctatctatctatctatctatctatctgtctgacaAAAGTCTGAATGCTGATTGAGTTCATCAGGTTTATCAGAAACACTCAGAGAGAAAAGAGCTTTTCTTTGTAAAGAACAGCCTCCACTGAGAGCATTATAGAGTTAATATCAGTTTGaggcggggtggcacggtggtgtaagtggttagcgctgtcgcctcacagcaagaaggtccgggttcgagccccatggccggcgagggcctttctgtgtggagtttgcatgttctccccgtgtctgcgtgggtttcctccgggtgctccggtttcccccacagtccaaagacatgcaggttaggttaactggtgactctaaattgaccgtaggtgtgaatgtgagtgtgaatggttgtctgtgtctatgtgtcagccctgtgatgacctggcggcttgtccagggtgtaccccgcctttcgcccgtagtcagctgggataggctccagcttgcctgcgaccctgtagaacaggataaagcggctagagataatgagatgagatgagatgagatgagatgagatcagtttGAGGCCCAGAGAagatttgctgtgtgtgtgtgtgtgtgtgtgtgtgtgtgtgtgtgtgtaattaaacACAGCTCATTCAGTTTTACTGTCAACACAATCTGTGTTTTACATCATATTTAATAATGAGTTCAGGGTTTGATCCAAATGTTTTAAAATACagtatagaatagaatgcctttattgtcactatacacatgtacaatgagatttaaagcatctccaataacagtgcaaacagcgtgtagagagagagagagaggaagggggagaaaaaagggggggtaaggtgcacagtctgaggtgtatgtgttgtgttacacattatggagtgaggtattgcacatataaagtattgcacagagaaaaAAATAAGGTTACTTTACCGTAATGTATGATATTTATCAGTCTctgacaaaacaaaataaaaaaaaatctatactgTTGATTTAAATGGATGATGTAACTGAAGTCATGATCTGGACCTTGGTGACGTGTTTTTCCCTTTTTAAAGATATTCATCACAGCATGACGCATGTTTTCGAATGAGCtccatttttttgttgttgaaacAATGACCATGCAGATGCAAATGTGGCACTTAGAGACCCATTAGGCTACAGACAGCTCTTTAACACTTTAATGGGCATCATAAAGTGCATTCAGCTGCTCATGCATGAATATTTGTTCTGTTATAAAGACGAGAACACTAGAGCCAGAGCGATTACACAGTACAAAGAAGATCTGCATGTAAACCAATGTTCTGTAAAAACTCATACCTACTTTTTAATAGATTACTGATATCCATCCTTTTTTCTTTCACTTCTCTTTTCTTTCAGTTCTCCGTAAGTACAGAGATGATATTTAGTGAAGTGTGGAGGTCAGGACTGACAGGATTTATGACACCACTCTGGTGAAATGTGTAAAAGTGGAGCAGGGATAAACACAGGAATGTGTATAGCTCTGAGCACACAGTTCCCATGGGCTTTATTTTGGCTCTTCGTACAGTGAAACCTTCTCACAGTCAGGTCAGTGAACACTGCGTCACCCCGTCCATCCCATCCTGTCCTCACTGTGGCCTTTCCTTCTGTCAGAGTTATGGTTATAGATAAGAGTGTATTTAAAACAGCACCACTGGACTGAGGTCATACACTTATGTGGATCTTCTACTAATTATCTGCTTTGGGAAAACACAGATATGGAAAGTGTACTGAAAGATCTGAGGGTTTCTGAGGATCTCTGAGCATCTCTGAACTTGTCTGAGCATCTCTGAGGAACTCTGACTGTCTCTGAGGGTCTTTGAGCTTGTCTGAGGGTTTCAGATCATCCCTAAGGGTCTCTGATCATCCCCAAGCTTCACTAAGCATCTCTGAACTTGTCTGAATCTCTCTGAAGGACTCTGAGAGACTCTCCCAAATCACTGTTCACTCCAGATGATCTCTACATAGACTCTAAAATCATGAGGTGTAGTGCACTATatataagatatatatatatatatatatatatatatatatatatatatatatatatatatatatatatatttatatatataagatCACTGAAAAAAACAGACACGTTCCTCTCAGAGCAGCTGCACCACTGTACTGCTTTAtctcagagacacacacatacatgacATATCTGTTATTATACTTTTGGAACAATTCCACAGTGATTAAGAGAGCATTCAccgcacacgcgtgcacacacacacacaccatgtttgtCTTATGAtccctgtgaggaccttccactgatataattattaatgcagttaattaatgctgtgcttgCACATAAATCTAACTTTAACCTCAGTAATAAAAAGGaaatttttggattttttttttatttttattaaaagcaAAGCAAAATAAAACAATACAACATTTTCCTTGtgaggaccatccaaatgtcaccacaaggtcaaaattgtcagaatttactatccttgtggggatgcTGGTCCTCAGTAGTAAAACGTgcatgcacgtgcacacacacacacctgtgctgtgaaaatactttattattattattattattattattattattattattattattattattttactcagCTTAATCTCAGCACATGCTAACATGTGCACTCTAGATATTCATCATCAtaaatatacgtgtgtgtgtgtgtgtgtgtgtgtgtgtgtgtgtgtgttgactcaGCACAGGTCAACTGTGTGTGATTTATTAAAATGGTTTATTAATATAACAACTTATCAAAGCATCTGGTTTGTGATTATATAGTAAGTTAATTAGCAGAGATTAATTTTGTCaaaacaccctgtgtgtgtgtgtgtgtgtgtgtgtgtgtgtgtgtgtgtgtgtgtgcgtgcacgcgtgcgtgcgtgtcctGTAGGCTCACTCAGAGTTCACTGTTATTTAGGTTCAGAGAGGAGTTAGATGATTATGAGGTCAGGTCCACTTCATACCACTTGTCTACTGTAGGACATAAACATGGGTCACACAGCGGCCACAGTAAAACACATCTAGTGTTAGTGTTCGAGCTGCTGTTTACTCTTTATTTCACAGTTACTTATaaacacactgtcagaaatatgaattataatagaatagaatagaatagaatttacaaccctgattccaaaaaaagatAGGACactataaaatgtaaataaaatgtaaataaaaacagaatgcaatgatgtgcaaaTTCTTTTTgacttgtattcaattgaatacaatacagagACAagctatttaatgttcaaaccgaTAAACTTTTATAttttctgtaaatatacactcattctgaatctgatgcttgcaacacattttaaaaaagtgggacaacaaaagactgggaaaattGCAGAACGTTCAGAAAACACCTGtatggaacattctacaggtaaacaggctCATTGGCcattggaaaggctcagtcattcaTAGGAAGGATGGGGCgtggttcaccactttgtgaaaaactgtgcGGGTAAATAGTCCAACAAtttaagaacaatgtttctcaacataaaattgcaaggaatttagggatttcaccatcaacaatccataaCATCATcataagattcagagaatccagagaaatctctgtacgtAAGGATCAAGACCAAAAATCAACACTGAACACCAGTGACCTTCAATACCTTAGGTGGCACTTTTTACAATAAATTAATGCTAAGCCACATTCTGCAGGTGTTACAACTGTGTGGCCTTGTAggaaaagagtgcaggtgctaaactggcctgcctgcctccaacagaaaatgtgtggtgcattatgtAGTGCAAAATATGGCAACAGAGACCCCAGACTGTTAagcaactgaagtcatatatcaagcaagaatgggaaagaatttcactttcaaaacttcaacagtTCTTGTCTTCAGTTCCAAACACTGAGTGTTAAAAGAAAAGTTGATGTAACACAGCAGTAAAcaccccctgtcccaacttttttggaatgtgttggagGAATCAAatacagaatgagtgtatatttacaaaaaataataaagttgatcagtttgaacagtctctgactatcatttgcgcttatgcgccaaatggtGGTTTGGAgtacctggccttcttggagtccttgagtggggtgctagacagtgcaccatgaggggactccattgttttactggggggacttcaatgctcacatgggcaatgacagtcagacctggaggggtgtgattgggaggaacggcctgcctgatctgaacctgagtggtgttcagttgttggacttttgtgccatgcatggtttggccataacaaacaccatgtttgagcataagagtgtccataagtgcatatggcatgaggacaccctaggccgcagattgatgattgactttgtagtctattcatctgatctacgaccgtatgtcttggacactcgggtgaagagaggagcagagctgtcaactgatcactacctggtggcaagctggatcagatggcgggagaggaggctggacagactgggcaggcccaaacgaggagtgagggtatgctgggaatgtctggaagAGGCTCCCGTCCATCGgatcttcaactgtcacatccggcagagcttcgactgcatactgggggaggatggggacattgaatccaagtggaccatgttccgcacctccattgctgaggtggccgtgcagagctgtggctgcaaggttgttggtgcctgttgtgATGGTAATCCCTGAACCcactggtggacacctgtggtgaggggagccgtcaagctgaagaaggagtcctattgggtttggttagcctgtgggtctccagaggcagctgacagataccgacgggccaagcagaatgcggctctggcagccactgaagcaaaaactcagatgtgggaggagttcgatgaggccatggaaagtgactttcagtcggcctcgaagagattctggcaaaccttcTGGCGGCTCAGGAAAagaaaacagtgctctgtccctactgtttacagctaggatggagtgctgttgacttcaactggggacatcatccaacggtggaaggaatactttgaggatctcctcaatcccaccttcatgttgtccgaggaggacacagagtctgagggtgcttgggaggactcgcccatcacaggggctgaggttgccgaggtggttaaaaagctcctcagtggccgggctctgggggtggatgagattttgagatttgtcctgagttcctgaaggtgctggatgttgttgggctgtcttagctgacacacctcttcaacattgcgtggaggttgGGGACAGTCCCTTTGgactggcagactggggtggtggtccccctttttaaaaagggggaccggagagtgtattccaactatagggggatcacacttctcagcctccctgggaaagcctatgctggggtgctggagaggagagtccagtcgATAGTTAAACCTTGGATTCAggtggaacaatgcggtttttgtcctggtcgtggaacactggaccagctctttacccttgcaagggtactggagggtgcatgggagtttgcccaattggTCTACGTTttttggacctggagaaggcttacgactgtgtcccttgtggtgccctgtggggggtgcttcgggagtatggggttcagggcccactactgcaggccatttggtccctgtatgactggagcaggagtttggtttgcattgccgtcagtaagtcggactcgttcccagtgcatgttggactccgccagggctgtcctttgtcaccggttctgttcatagcttttatggacagaatttctaagctcagccaaggggcggagggtgtctggtttggtggcattaggatcatgtctctgctttttgcggatgatgtggtcctgtttgcttcatcaatctgtgacttacagcatgtgctgggatggtttgcagccaagtgcgaagtggctgggatgagaatcagcacctccaagtccgtggccatggcgctcagccgaaAATGGGTgtagtgcctactccaggtcaggggggagttgctacctaaagtggaggagtttaagtatctcggggttttgttcacgaatgagggtaagggggagcgagagttggacagaaggatcggggaagcatcagcagtgatgcggtaaagagagagctgagccaaaaggcaaagctctcaatttactggtccatctacattcccactctcacctatggtcacgagctatgggtagtgaccgaaagaatgagaccgtggatacaagcagtagaaatgagttttctccgcagggtggctgggctctcccttagagacagggtgagaagcttggtcattcaggagagactcagagtagaaccgctgctcctccacatcaaaaggagtcagttgaggtggatcGGGCactttgttaggatgccccctggacgcctcccaagggaggttttctgggcatgccccactggaaggagaccctggggcagacccaggacacactggagggattaCATCTCTtgtctggcctgggaatgcctcagtattcccccggaagagctggtggaggtggccggggagagggaagtctgggctgctctgcttaggctgctacccccgtgacccggacccggataagtggtagaagatggatggatggatggatggatggatggatggatggacaatttgAACagcaaatatcttgtctttgtattgtatttagCTGAATATGTGGCAGGTCGAAAGGATttaaaatcattgcattctgttttcatttacattCTATACAGTGTTCCAATATTTTGGCAATAGCATTTGTTATATAATACAGTGGTACCTCAGATTACGAACTTAATTCGTTCTTTGACTCTGTTCGCGAACCAAATAAATTTTTTCCCATTGAAATTAATGTAAATCCAATTAATCTGTTCACCGGCCCCAAAAACATAGTTTTTTTGTAACTTTTTATGGGTTTATGTGTGgaaaaaatacagaaaggaattaaagataaccttaattatagaaaaatacagtaatactaa
This Neoarius graeffei isolate fNeoGra1 chromosome 3, fNeoGra1.pri, whole genome shotgun sequence DNA region includes the following protein-coding sequences:
- the lrata gene encoding lecithin retinol acyltransferase a; protein product: MYDSLALLLHRLVLFSDLSALKGAWPWRRERERAAPIPLPSLLPDALALCRGDVLEVPRTLFVHFGIYLGNDRVAHLVPDILPALTGERALTAVTNARLVLGCMCRSASVRVDSVADFAYGAPVRVNAMDRRLSGARAMDGEEVACRAERCVGHVAYSLLWNNCEHFVTSCRFGTPVSLQTDQFCSGVKTVLRDQRSVLLSLLLGLISVIYFGLMPATTLPTILISFMLWMAG